The candidate division KSB1 bacterium nucleotide sequence CGGGCATCGAAACGACGCGCCGCTCGAACGTGTCGTAGTTGATCACGACCACGGGCTCACCCGCGCTCAAGGCGCGCGGGGTGAACATTCGTTCGTCGATGATTTTGCCCGGGCCAGCCGCCCCGTCGTTATCGTTGTCGATTCCATCCCAGGGATTTCCTGGGCTTTCCAAGAAGGCACACGCCGCCCAGCCTACGGGAGTCCAGCCGCCGGCGCCGATGTTATCGAAGTCCCAGGTGTAGGTGATGTTGTCCCGGATATCGAAGGTCGCGTTGTCGTCTTCGCCGTCGCCACCGACCATTCCCCCCCAGATGATGGCGAAGACCATTTTTTCGTGCGCGTAGGTGCCGACGTTCGTAAAGTCGAAAACCTGGAAGAGGACGTCCTGCGCAAGGGGATGAGACCACTGGAAGCCGCGCACAGCGCCCTGCAGCCCAAGGCCTCGACGGGAGCGGTCGGTGCTGTCAGGATAGAACTCGTAGCGGGCGTCGTTGTAATCGTCCATCACATAGAAGCTCTCCTGGTCCGCATTGAAGACATTCTTGCCGAAGTACCCATTCCAGGACCCCGGCCAGCCGGGATCCACCACGTCGGTCAGCTTGTCGGGCCAGTATGGAGGCCAGGAAATGGGCAGGTGACTCATCGCCACCAGATTGGTGTCGGGGTTGGCGTAGCCGGGAAGCGGCTCCCAGGTGTACCATTTGGAGCCGTCGTCGGCCCGGTCGCCTGTTCGGGCGCTCACCAGCGGGCCCCGGGGGGTAACCACGGAGTGGCGTATCTGGCCCCGCTCGTCCTTGATCTCGGAGCCGACCATGACCAGCATGTCCCCGATGTACTCGTGGCCCGAGTTGATAGGCCATTCGCCGCCGATATCCTCCGGCACATTGCCCACGCGCCCCACAAACCCCGAGTTGTAGAACGTGGTCCGAATGCGATTCCCACTGTGGATGCCCTTCTTCTCGTACTTCTGATCTCCATGGGGCTTGGGCTGGGCCAGAGCCAACGCCGTCACCAGGAGAACCCCAGCCCCTCCGACAACGGACCATCGTGCTTTTCCCATCATACTGCACCCGCTATCGTGTTTGTCACCGTCTGCACTGCGATCGGAAACCTCAGAAGTTCAGAGCCACACCTACCTGCACTTGCCTTGGCTCGATGAACCACTCCGGATGACGAGCATTGTCCTCCAGCGTGCTCACTCGATGGGGGTCGGCACCCACCGCCCGCACGTCAAGGGTGTAATAGGGGCTTCCCGTGTCGGTGTACACGTTCGTGGCGCTGCGCTGATCGAACAGGTTGTAGATATTCGCGAAGACGGCCAGCCCCAGCTTGTGCACCCGGAACTGCTTAAAGAGGCGAAGATCGAAGCTGTTGACCGCTGGCCGACGGGCGCTGTTCTCCCGCAGTCCCACGAAGGCACTCCCGCCTGCAATGGTCCCGTATGGGAAGCGCGGCGTGTAGGGCTTCCCGGACCAGTAGCGACCGATGAGGCTTAGCCGCCACGTCGAAGTCCCCACACTGAGGGTCCCGTTCAGGGTGTGCCGCTGGTCCCAGGCGAGGGGGATCAGCTGGATGCGGGGCGCCCGGTTCGCAAGCCGGTCGAAGTACTCATCGTCGGGGTTGGAGGCGCTCCCCTCCGCCACCTGGTACGTGTAGTAGAGGTTGGCCTCGAAGTAGCGGCTGTAGCGCTTGTCG carries:
- a CDS encoding TonB-dependent receptor, which encodes WSATTPESLLVEYTVAEREKFWWKKASSKMQVSPRFGIAYPITDRGVIHFSYGHFFQMPQFEYLYGEIEVPRTSGVSTLLHNADLKPQRTVMYELGLQQQLGEDVGVDVTLFYRDIRDWVGTGPPIQTSLPSVVYTRFENKDYANVKGITVSIDKRYSRYFEANLYYTYQVAEGSASNPDDEYFDRLANRAPRIQLIPLAWDQRHTLNGTLSVGTSTWRLSLIGRYWSGKPYTPRFPYGTIAGGSAFVGLRENSARRPAVNSFDLRLFKQFRVHKLGLAVFANIYNLFDQRSATNVYTDTGSPYYTLDVRAVGADPHRVSTLEDNARHPEWFIEPRQVQVGVALNF